The Homo sapiens chromosome 5, GRCh38.p14 Primary Assembly genome includes a window with the following:
- the TRIM7 gene encoding E3 ubiquitin-protein ligase TRIM7 isoform X1, with translation MAAVGPRTGPGTGAEALALAAELQGEATCSICLELFREPVSVECGHSFCRACIGRCWERPGAGSVGAATRAPPFPLPCPQCREPARPSQLRPNRQLAAVATLLRRFSLPAAAPGEHGSQAAAARAAAARCGQHGEPFKLYCQDDGRAICVVCDRAREHREHAVLPLDEAVQEAKELLESRLRVLKKELEDCEVFRSTEKKESKELLVSQAPAGPPWDITEA, from the exons ATGGCGGCTGTGGGACCGCGGACCGGCCCCGGAACCGGCGCCGAGGCTCTAGCGCTGGCGGCAGAGCTGCAGGGCGAGGCGACGTGCTCCATCTGCCTAGAGCTCTTTCGTGAGCCGGTGTCCGTCGAGTGCGGCCACAGCTTCTGCCGCGCCTGCATAGGGCGCTGCTGGGAGCGCCCGGGCGCGGGGTCTGTTGGGGCCGCCACCCGCGCGCCCCCCTTCCCACTGCCCTGTCCGCAGTGCCGCGAGCCCGCGCGCCCCAGTCAGCTGCGGCCCAACCGGCAGCTGGCGGCAGTGGCCACGCTCCTGCGGCGCTTCAGCCTGCCCGCGGCTGCCCCGGGAGAGCACGGGTCTCAGGCGGCCGCGGCCCGGGCAGCGGCTGCCCGCTGCGGGCAGCATGGCGAACCCTTCAAGCTCTACTGCCAGGACGACGGACGCGCCATCTGCGTGGTGTGCGACCGCGCCCGCGAGCACCGCGAGCACGCCGTGCTGCCGCTGGACGAGGCGGtgcaggaggccaag GAGCTCTTGGAGTCCAGGCTGAGGGTCTTGAAGAAGGAACTGGAGGACTGTGAGGTGTTCCGGTCCACGGAAAAGAAGGAGAGCAAGGAGCTGCTGGTGAGCCAGGCACCCGCAGGCCCCCCGTGGGACATTACAGAGGCCTGA